GTGATCAATCTCTTTCAGCTTCTTGATGTCGTCGTAAATCCCCGACTTGTCCGACAGAAACGACTTCCTGTAGGCACTATTCTTGATTCCCTTTGCCAGCCGTTCGAGCGCGTTTACTGCAACGTCGTAGGCCTCTTTCGCCTCGGAGAGCTTGCCCAGCTTTGCCAGCGCGTTTCCCCTCCCCCACTGGGCCCAGAACGTCCCCAGTCCGTCCCTCTCGGCCGTTGCCATCTTCAGCGCCTCCTCCAGGTATTTGAGCGCCTTTTCGTGTTCCTCCATGCCAACAAACGCCCAGCCGAGACCGGTCAGGCTGTACTTCAACAGGTAGTCGTCCTCCTCTTTTCTGGCTAGCTCCACCGCCTCGTTGAAGGCGAGCAGGGCATTGGCGTACTTCCCTGATTTGAGGTGGACCGTGGCGATCCCGCATATCGCCTCAAGAGCCTTCTTATCCGAGAGCTCCATTCCCTCCTTGAAGAAGTTGGTCGCCTCCTCGTACCTCTTCATGTTGAGATAAGCCCAACCCTTGTTGACCAGGCTGTTGGCCTCGGAGGTTTTGATGCCCAGTTCCCTGGATAGCTTGAGCGTCTCATCGAATATCGTGAGGGAGGCCTCGTTCCGGTTCAGAAAAAGAAGGTACCATCCCTTGGAGGTCAACCCGGAGTTTACGCCCGCCTTGCTTTCGAGCTTCCTAAAATATAAGACCTTCTCCTCGGAGTTCGAGACGGCGTCCTCGTATCTCCCCAGCTTGAAGTATATTTCCCCGAGGTAGTAGTAGTAGGAGATCAGGTTCATCGTGCTGTCCGTGTCCTCCGTTTCCCCTTTGGCAAACTCGATCGCCTTTCTTAGATGAGGTATCGCTTCCTCGTACCTGTAGAGGTCGTTATATGCCTTTGCGAGCTGTGAGTGGATAAACACCACCTTTTTGTCGAATTTCTCCACTATCGACAGATCGAGGGCCTCTTTCAGGTAATCGATCGCACTGTCCGAATTCTTCAAGTACCTGAGGGTGTTTCCGATGTTGTAGAGGGCGTAAACCTCGTATTCTTTGTTCTCGATCTCCCTTGAGAGGTCGAGCATCTTTCTAAAATAGTAAAGGGCGTCGTCGTACTCATTGACACTGTGGTACAATATCCCGATCGACTCGGCGCAGATGAGGGCGCCCTTTTTGTCCTTCGCAAGCTCAAAGAGGGAGGTAGCGTCGTCGATGAATGCCTTCGCCTCCTCTTTACGGCCGCTCATCAGATAGAACTCGCTGATTCCCAGCATTGTCCCGGCTATCGACTTGGTCTCGTCCGTCTCCCTCGAGACCGCCACCGCCTCGTCGAAGCAGGCCTTGGCCCTTTTGAGATCCCCCGATTCGAGGTTGGCCCTTCCTATCGTCAAAAGCGTTTCCTTCAGGCGGTTTCTGTCGTCTATCTCCCGGTAAATCTTCAGCGTCTTTTTCCAATACGAGAAAGCCCTCTTTTCATCTCCCATCTTTTTGTATGCGAGCATTATCCCCTCGATATCCATTGAGATGTGTGAGCCTACTTTCCTCTTCCTGCTTATCTCGAGGGCCTCCTCGTAGGAGGAGACCGCATCCTCGTAGCGCTCGGCCCCAAGATAGGCCAGCGCGATGTTTCTCAAGACGGTCCTTTCATCCAGGCTCCGATTCGATCTACGACATAACTCCAGGGCCTTCTCGTAATAGGTTATTGCCTTGTCAAATGATTCCGCATCCAAGTAGGTTGAGCCGATGTTGTTCAAAGACTGTATCTCCTCGGTGGTGTAGCCCTCCTCGCCGTAGATCTTTACAGCCTCCTCGAAGAAGGAGACCGCCTCTTCCGTCTGATTGAGATTTCTGTATATAACGCCGAGGTTGTTTAATGCAAATCCCTCGAGTTTCCTGTTTTTCAGCTCTCTCATGTACTTCAGCGATTCCTCGTAGGACAAAATCGCCTTATGGTACTCTTTAAAATGACTGTAGAGGATTCCGACAATGAAGAGGTCGTCGGCGGTCTCCTTTTTGTCTCCGTTCTCCCCCGCCTTATCCAGCGCCTCCAGGTAGTAAGGGAGCGCCTCTTCGTACGACTTGTTATCAATGTTGTACCTTCCGAGTCTCCTCAGGGCCTCCCTTATCTTCTTGCCGTCCTTCGCCTCTCTCGATACCTTGAGGGCCTTTTCGTAGTAGTCTTTGGCCTCGGCTTTCCCCATTTTTTTATATGTGTTGGCGATTGAGTTCAGGTCTGCGTCAATCTTTGCCACTTCACCAATCTTGCGGGAGTAGGAGAGGGCTTCCATGCTGTATTTCAATGCGGCCTCGAAATCCCCTCTTTTTTCGTTGTAATCTGCGAGGATTCTAAGGTAGCTTCGTATATCTTTAGCGTCCCCCATTTTTCGGGAGATCT
Above is a window of Candidatus Zymogenus saltonus DNA encoding:
- a CDS encoding tetratricopeptide repeat protein, which codes for MKRLFVFVAIVLFVTTASVTVFSAEIDRAEKHYKEGKLYYSSGDYESAYTSFLKALKIFRRLKDESSIRTSTYAFPLIYTGRSALYSGRYEESILYLKEALEIYTKSQDMSIVVFLRNHVGMASHRMGRYDAALASYSDALEISKEDGKEENIWISLRNVASLYENMGRYEDALLYYEKGLEISDKRGDETAAAADLMNIAIVYKKMGEEEKSASRFKEAEDRLFDFFNAKRIRFSSLMNKAGDYVRLSSVKELFAHLEGELERSRAAKNEVEIGRRLIELALLYGGMGKKEGSMALLEEAAGLLKGTEMSKAAALAFVRIAEILYHEKKEESLKNYMEALKIFREIEDKGWIVEVLRKTAYIKYGLNERDDAVARFEEALKIYRGTTDGVELREFLIEIGDFYIGLGESEKALSCYTDALEISRKMGDAKDIRSYLRILADYNEKRGDFEAALKYSMEALSYSRKIGEVAKIDADLNSIANTYKKMGKAEAKDYYEKALKVSREAKDGKKIREALRRLGRYNIDNKSYEEALPYYLEALDKAGENGDKKETADDLFIVGILYSHFKEYHKAILSYEESLKYMRELKNRKLEGFALNNLGVIYRNLNQTEEAVSFFEEAVKIYGEEGYTTEEIQSLNNIGSTYLDAESFDKAITYYEKALELCRRSNRSLDERTVLRNIALAYLGAERYEDAVSSYEEALEISRKRKVGSHISMDIEGIMLAYKKMGDEKRAFSYWKKTLKIYREIDDRNRLKETLLTIGRANLESGDLKRAKACFDEAVAVSRETDETKSIAGTMLGISEFYLMSGRKEEAKAFIDDATSLFELAKDKKGALICAESIGILYHSVNEYDDALYYFRKMLDLSREIENKEYEVYALYNIGNTLRYLKNSDSAIDYLKEALDLSIVEKFDKKVVFIHSQLAKAYNDLYRYEEAIPHLRKAIEFAKGETEDTDSTMNLISYYYYLGEIYFKLGRYEDAVSNSEEKVLYFRKLESKAGVNSGLTSKGWYLLFLNRNEASLTIFDETLKLSRELGIKTSEANSLVNKGWAYLNMKRYEEATNFFKEGMELSDKKALEAICGIATVHLKSGKYANALLAFNEAVELARKEEDDYLLKYSLTGLGWAFVGMEEHEKALKYLEEALKMATAERDGLGTFWAQWGRGNALAKLGKLSEAKEAYDVAVNALERLAKGIKNSAYRKSFLSDKSGIYDDIKKLKEIDH